One Aestuariirhabdus haliotis genomic region harbors:
- a CDS encoding cytochrome c3 family protein, which translates to MAKESIIKRYWRLLTTPARVAMGVILAIGFTAGIIFWGGFNTGLEVTNTEEFCIGCHEMKNNVYEEYKETIHYSNRSGVRATCPDCHVPKKWTDKIIRKIAASKEVWGKLTGYIDTREKFVAERKHLAMREWKRLKDNDSLECRNCHNFEYMDFSEQGRRAVKQHDTALASGDKTCIDCHKGIAHELPDMSDVEGWN; encoded by the coding sequence ATGGCTAAAGAAAGCATCATAAAACGCTACTGGCGGCTGCTCACGACCCCTGCCCGGGTCGCGATGGGCGTCATTCTGGCGATCGGTTTTACGGCAGGTATTATTTTCTGGGGTGGTTTTAACACCGGCCTGGAAGTCACTAATACCGAAGAGTTTTGTATCGGTTGTCACGAAATGAAAAACAACGTGTACGAGGAGTACAAAGAAACCATTCACTACAGCAACCGCTCTGGTGTCCGTGCTACTTGCCCTGACTGTCACGTTCCGAAAAAGTGGACCGACAAAATTATTCGCAAGATTGCTGCAAGTAAGGAAGTCTGGGGCAAGCTAACCGGCTATATCGACACTCGAGAGAAGTTTGTTGCCGAGCGTAAGCACCTCGCCATGCGGGAATGGAAACGCCTGAAGGACAACGATTCACTGGAGTGCCGTAACTGCCACAACTTTGAATATATGGACTTTAGCGAACAGGGTCGCCGAGCCGTTAAACAACATGATACGGCGCTGGCATCAGGTGATAAAACCTGTATCGATTGTCACAAAGGTATCGCCCACGAACTGCCTGACATGAGCGATGTAGAAGGCTGGAACTAG
- a CDS encoding TIGR02808 family protein yields the protein MSAMESLIWTLLGYAAMPTIFIAGFVVVAIFTCFLLDLTGNSNE from the coding sequence ATGAGTGCAATGGAATCATTAATCTGGACCCTGCTAGGCTACGCGGCTATGCCAACAATTTTTATTGCCGGTTTTGTCGTTGTGGCTATTTTCACCTGCTTTTTGCTGGATCTGACCGGAAACAGCAACGAGTAG
- a CDS encoding substrate-binding periplasmic protein yields MPQFCVVFRLAIFSLLSCFVSSTSAHAQQACQEVKVSGHANLPPLSWYANDTLHGAGMMALRKILAKENIRIIPVEPGSPQRLTKALKEGRVDITLTATNEVVDLRTVNLIAPTLYTTNYLVLVRKDSDHVPQSWDDLKSLRGVVPRELDLGNSFEKFAEKNLPISRVHRAQQGLLMLKAKRVDYAIYPLIQADLLVSLYNYEGTLRKAPVEISSQDFYLGVSKHIDCRLPLDRITAELQNMHKGAEIDRLANDALYQWMGLHL; encoded by the coding sequence TTGCCTCAGTTTTGTGTCGTTTTTCGACTTGCTATTTTTAGCCTGCTGAGCTGTTTTGTCAGCAGCACTTCTGCCCATGCGCAACAAGCCTGCCAGGAGGTCAAGGTATCGGGTCATGCTAACCTGCCTCCTTTGTCCTGGTATGCAAACGACACGCTGCATGGCGCAGGCATGATGGCCTTACGCAAGATCCTGGCGAAAGAAAACATTCGAATCATTCCGGTCGAGCCCGGTAGCCCCCAGCGACTGACCAAAGCCCTCAAAGAGGGGCGCGTCGACATCACCCTTACCGCCACCAATGAAGTCGTTGATCTGCGTACTGTCAATCTTATTGCTCCCACCCTCTATACCACGAATTATCTGGTATTGGTGAGGAAGGATTCTGATCATGTACCTCAGTCCTGGGATGACCTTAAATCACTCAGAGGCGTGGTTCCGAGAGAGCTGGATCTGGGCAACAGCTTTGAGAAATTCGCCGAAAAGAACCTGCCTATCAGCCGCGTACACCGAGCACAGCAAGGGCTGCTAATGCTAAAAGCCAAGCGTGTCGATTATGCCATCTATCCGCTCATACAAGCCGACCTGTTGGTATCCCTCTACAACTACGAAGGCACCCTTCGAAAAGCCCCGGTAGAGATATCCAGCCAGGATTTCTATCTGGGGGTCTCAAAACACATTGACTGCCGACTTCCTCTGGATAGAATCACAGCCGAATTACAGAACATGCACAAGGGCGCTGAGATCGATCGCCTGGCTAACGATGCCCTCTATCAATGGATGGGCTTGCACCTTTAA
- the yejK gene encoding nucleoid-associated protein YejK: MAIEHCIVHRLDKRTDGDESILIPRTSCLPVTPELEGLLADLTQSYNSKNGKAYGCFNDDSEFSQLLKSALSNEIDFVEFSREAMKQLKTQIDQSNFATGGYLLFIQYKQALTDYLMVLMLNNTDAVTVDEQLEINSSQYLDLSRLHMAARINIGEWQNNATATRYISFLKPRNNRKVSDYFRDFIGCNETGDSKKETEQLLSTFEEYCNEEAFESDKGEELKRKAFEYCNDQAKNGESVFIKELSGYLDEEEPDHFARFVNTRDYDVVEEVQPEKSQLQQLVRYSGRAKGLSLSFNAHHLGDTVRYDSEQQTLTITNIPDNLKKQLQKRSG, encoded by the coding sequence ATGGCTATTGAGCACTGTATTGTACATCGCCTCGACAAACGCACCGATGGCGACGAATCGATCTTAATTCCTCGCACCAGCTGCCTGCCAGTCACCCCTGAACTGGAAGGGCTTCTGGCCGACCTCACCCAAAGCTACAACAGCAAGAATGGTAAGGCTTATGGTTGCTTTAACGATGACAGCGAATTCTCCCAGCTGCTTAAATCGGCGTTATCGAATGAAATTGATTTTGTCGAATTTTCACGCGAAGCGATGAAACAGCTTAAAACCCAGATAGATCAGTCCAACTTTGCTACTGGCGGCTACCTGCTATTCATTCAGTATAAACAGGCTCTCACCGACTACTTAATGGTATTGATGCTCAACAATACCGATGCGGTGACTGTCGATGAGCAGCTGGAGATCAACAGCAGCCAGTACCTGGATCTATCACGCCTGCATATGGCTGCACGTATTAATATCGGCGAATGGCAAAATAATGCGACTGCAACTCGCTACATCTCGTTTCTCAAACCTCGTAACAACCGCAAGGTATCGGACTATTTCCGCGACTTTATTGGCTGCAACGAAACTGGCGACAGTAAAAAGGAAACCGAGCAGCTGCTGAGCACCTTTGAAGAATACTGCAACGAAGAAGCCTTTGAGAGCGACAAAGGTGAGGAACTTAAACGTAAAGCCTTTGAGTACTGCAATGACCAGGCAAAAAATGGTGAATCGGTTTTTATCAAAGAACTCTCCGGCTACCTTGACGAAGAGGAACCTGACCACTTTGCACGTTTTGTAAATACTCGTGACTACGATGTAGTAGAGGAAGTACAACCCGAGAAAAGCCAGCTGCAACAACTGGTTCGTTACAGCGGTCGAGCCAAGGGGCTTAGCCTCTCATTTAACGCTCATCACCTTGGAGACACCGTTCGGTACGATTCCGAGCAACAAACCCTGACAATCACTAACATCCCTGATAATCTCAAAAAGCAACTTCAGAAGCGGTCTGGTTAA
- a CDS encoding polyphosphate kinase 2 family protein: MKRNSMIDLAYFTPPSQGELELQAFDPGYTFNADRTIATEETIAFNQDIINWQEHLHAEGQQGLLLIYQAMDTAGKDNNIRTLFAGVNPQGIDIHSFNTAGKKERRFDDLHRYHKATPAKGAIGVFNRSYYEPLINDYARGNVDISALMNRAQHLNHFESLMLDSNIRVVKLYLHISRTEYRRRLTKRLQTPQDHWKLHKSDLDTHRYWHDTISAYQKVISLTHKPKSPWYIIPSNKQWFRDWLIGHIICKTLQQMNPQRPQTTPPYSLEDLEALYQAIDN; the protein is encoded by the coding sequence ATGAAACGAAACTCGATGATCGATCTCGCCTATTTCACGCCTCCTAGCCAGGGAGAACTGGAACTTCAGGCATTTGACCCGGGATACACCTTCAACGCCGATCGCACCATCGCTACCGAAGAGACCATCGCTTTTAATCAGGACATTATTAATTGGCAGGAACATCTGCACGCCGAAGGCCAACAAGGCCTGCTTTTGATCTACCAGGCAATGGACACGGCGGGTAAAGATAACAATATTCGAACACTGTTCGCCGGAGTAAACCCTCAGGGTATAGACATCCACAGCTTTAATACCGCCGGAAAAAAGGAGCGCCGTTTCGATGATTTACATCGATACCATAAGGCAACCCCGGCTAAAGGCGCCATCGGAGTCTTTAATCGCAGTTATTACGAGCCTCTGATCAACGACTATGCCCGAGGTAACGTTGATATCTCAGCGCTGATGAATCGTGCTCAACACCTTAACCATTTTGAATCCCTGATGCTGGATAGCAATATTCGCGTGGTGAAACTCTATCTGCATATCAGCCGCACCGAATATCGCCGCCGACTGACCAAACGATTGCAAACCCCCCAAGACCACTGGAAGCTGCATAAATCTGATCTGGATACCCATCGTTATTGGCACGACACCATTTCGGCGTATCAGAAAGTGATCAGCCTGACCCACAAACCCAAATCGCCCTGGTACATCATCCCTTCCAACAAACAGTGGTTCAGGGACTGGTTAATTGGCCATATCATCTGCAAGACCCTGCAACAGATGAATCCACAACGTCCTCAAACTACCCCGCCCTACAGCCTGGAAGACCTTGAAGCCCTCTATCAGGCAATAGACAACTAA
- a CDS encoding M15 family metallopeptidase produces the protein MKRREFLEGVLAGTAVTASSAYLWGKLNHRSISTPVAAVPASPATVVEPVPVVVAPEPVKPVVVHQEPQEIAEDRAYLSKIQNFDDEHIGDIHLSPERAQLLKDTLASLDDAQRLIGHGHFNVVGFDQMIKMVNRYSKQGDFPKQQLDLIEELFEFNAQNYGFYGEKIVTRLTSTIPGRDIEKIPYTGHYLYKGDSKRLYQTLRRDVGETIVLTSGIRGMVKQTHLFMAKALQAEGNLSRASRSLAPPGHSYHAIGDFDVGKIGYGKRNFTRDFAQTDEYKRLQDLGYVDIRYTSDNRFGVRYEPWHVKVV, from the coding sequence GTGAAAAGACGTGAATTTTTAGAAGGTGTGCTTGCTGGTACTGCGGTGACCGCTTCCAGTGCGTACCTTTGGGGTAAGCTCAATCATCGGTCCATTTCTACGCCGGTTGCCGCCGTGCCTGCGAGCCCCGCAACCGTGGTCGAGCCGGTGCCGGTTGTTGTCGCTCCCGAACCGGTTAAGCCGGTCGTGGTTCATCAAGAACCGCAGGAAATTGCTGAAGATCGCGCCTATCTTTCTAAAATTCAAAATTTCGACGATGAGCATATTGGCGATATTCACCTGTCTCCCGAACGTGCCCAGTTATTGAAAGATACCCTTGCAAGCCTGGATGATGCTCAGCGCCTTATTGGCCACGGTCACTTCAATGTGGTTGGCTTTGATCAGATGATCAAAATGGTGAATCGCTACTCCAAACAAGGCGACTTCCCCAAGCAGCAGCTTGATCTTATCGAGGAGCTATTCGAGTTTAATGCCCAGAATTATGGCTTTTACGGAGAAAAAATCGTTACTCGTTTGACATCAACTATTCCGGGTCGTGATATCGAGAAAATTCCCTACACGGGCCATTATCTCTACAAAGGGGATTCCAAGCGGCTATACCAAACTTTGCGACGGGATGTTGGGGAGACTATCGTCCTGACATCAGGCATTCGTGGCATGGTTAAACAAACCCACTTGTTTATGGCCAAGGCCTTGCAAGCGGAAGGCAATTTGTCCAGGGCTTCTCGCTCGCTGGCACCTCCTGGTCATTCTTATCATGCGATTGGTGATTTTGACGTGGGCAAAATAGGTTACGGCAAGCGTAATTTTACTCGAGATTTTGCCCAAACGGATGAATATAAGCGCTTGCAGGACCTGGGATATGTGGATATTCGCTACACATCCGATAACCGTTTCGGGGTTCGTTATGAGCCTTGGCACGTAAAGGTTGTATAA
- a CDS encoding GIY-YIG nuclease family protein, translated as MLVIILIMPLRKAVSRSKPPETSDPSAWYLYVILCSDQSLYTGITTNIERRFAQHASGKGARFFRGREPLRVVYQEPHPDRSTASRREYEVKQLSRRQKLALVGNLEPC; from the coding sequence ATGCTCGTTATTATTCTGATAATGCCCCTAAGGAAAGCAGTGTCCCGGTCAAAGCCGCCTGAAACATCAGATCCATCCGCCTGGTATCTGTATGTGATCCTCTGTTCGGATCAGAGTTTGTACACGGGGATTACGACGAACATAGAACGGCGTTTTGCGCAGCACGCGAGTGGCAAAGGAGCACGTTTTTTCCGGGGACGGGAGCCTCTGCGAGTGGTTTATCAGGAGCCGCACCCTGATCGCAGTACGGCCAGTCGGCGGGAGTACGAAGTCAAGCAGTTGTCTCGCAGGCAAAAGTTGGCCCTTGTGGGTAATTTGGAACCTTGTTAA
- a CDS encoding glutathione S-transferase family protein — protein MIKLFSFGPAFGLPSPSPFCMKLEIWMKMAGIPYRIKEKKDPTRGPKGKLPFIKHGGVVLSDSDIIMDYLSQCFEVEMDRGLTPDQRALGYAISKMLEDHLYWAMLYSRWVDPQNWKAMRHHFMGHMPLPVRRIMAGIVRLKVKRDLHSQGMGRHNAQDVYWAAKRDLRAVSTLLGDNLFLFGDEPCSYDAIVYAFVSNVIICELESPLKEFGRSHDNLLAYCQRMHARYYSDNAPKESSVPVKAA, from the coding sequence ATGATCAAACTGTTCAGCTTTGGCCCGGCCTTCGGTTTACCCAGCCCCAGCCCGTTTTGTATGAAGTTGGAAATATGGATGAAAATGGCGGGTATTCCTTACCGTATTAAGGAAAAAAAGGATCCTACCCGTGGGCCCAAGGGCAAATTACCCTTTATCAAGCACGGTGGTGTGGTGCTCTCTGACTCGGACATTATCATGGATTACCTCAGCCAGTGTTTTGAGGTTGAGATGGACCGTGGCTTAACCCCCGATCAGCGGGCACTGGGCTACGCCATCAGTAAAATGCTGGAAGATCATCTCTATTGGGCCATGTTGTATAGCCGGTGGGTTGACCCTCAGAACTGGAAGGCCATGCGTCATCACTTTATGGGGCATATGCCTTTGCCTGTACGTCGTATTATGGCGGGGATTGTGAGATTGAAGGTCAAACGAGATCTGCATTCACAGGGCATGGGGCGGCATAATGCTCAAGATGTTTACTGGGCTGCCAAGCGTGATTTGCGGGCAGTATCAACGCTGTTGGGTGATAATTTATTTCTATTCGGTGATGAACCTTGCAGTTACGATGCCATCGTCTACGCCTTCGTCTCGAACGTAATTATCTGCGAGCTCGAGTCGCCGCTAAAAGAGTTTGGTCGATCACACGACAATTTGCTGGCCTATTGCCAGCGCATGCATGCTCGTTATTATTCTGATAATGCCCCTAAGGAAAGCAGTGTCCCGGTCAAAGCCGCCTGA
- a CDS encoding DUF3301 domain-containing protein yields the protein MNEIIMLIAVCGLVLLWYSGLKARECALHAARIYCKRARVQLLDQTVQVTRHRFTRSTSGQLTLARRYGFEYCTDGDDRYQGSVEVIGNRAGNVWLQSNEPHSRHSDQPQPTPPANGQSADIIPFKAPNQDS from the coding sequence ATGAATGAAATAATCATGCTGATTGCCGTCTGCGGCCTGGTACTGCTCTGGTACAGCGGCCTTAAAGCCCGAGAATGCGCGCTTCATGCGGCCCGCATCTACTGTAAACGGGCCCGGGTCCAACTACTGGACCAAACTGTACAGGTGACCCGACACCGATTCACTCGCTCAACTTCCGGGCAACTCACCCTTGCCCGTCGATATGGCTTCGAGTACTGTACCGACGGCGATGACCGTTATCAGGGGAGTGTTGAAGTCATTGGCAACCGAGCAGGAAATGTCTGGTTGCAAAGTAACGAACCTCATTCCAGGCACTCCGACCAACCACAGCCTACGCCACCCGCCAACGGGCAAAGCGCCGATATCATTCCCTTTAAAGCACCTAATCAGGATTCCTGA
- the efpL gene encoding elongation factor P-like protein EfpL, whose amino-acid sequence MPKACDLKKGQVVDVNGQPCQVKLIDVKSPSSRGAQTLYKVRFSNVRTGQKVEGSYSGDNLLKEVDLLRRRASFLYREDDLFTFMDSEDYSQHMLSAEQLDEQVDYLTDGLEEIMLLLIEGQLAAIELPGSITMEITDTAPAIKGATAAGRTKPATLSSGLEIQVPEYLATGEQVKVNTTTGKFMSRV is encoded by the coding sequence ATGCCAAAAGCTTGTGACCTCAAGAAAGGACAAGTCGTCGACGTCAACGGACAACCTTGTCAGGTCAAACTGATTGACGTCAAATCTCCCTCATCCAGGGGCGCCCAGACGCTTTATAAGGTCAGGTTTAGCAATGTCCGCACAGGGCAAAAGGTAGAGGGTAGTTACAGCGGCGACAACCTGCTTAAGGAGGTCGATCTGCTTAGGCGCCGAGCCTCATTTTTATATCGCGAAGATGATCTCTTCACCTTTATGGACAGCGAAGACTACAGTCAGCATATGCTGTCAGCCGAGCAGCTGGATGAACAGGTGGATTACCTCACTGACGGTCTGGAAGAGATCATGCTCTTACTGATCGAGGGACAACTGGCCGCCATCGAATTACCCGGCTCTATCACCATGGAGATTACCGATACCGCACCGGCTATTAAGGGCGCAACTGCCGCAGGTCGAACCAAACCTGCCACACTCAGCAGCGGTCTGGAGATCCAGGTGCCCGAGTATCTGGCCACCGGCGAGCAGGTTAAGGTGAACACCACCACCGGGAAATTTATGAGTCGAGTTTAA
- a CDS encoding AAA family ATPase, translating to MKAEVRDLEVMLETGVSLLVIESPDESRVLQLMTRLAMARSTSLFCWSAADGLRSLGFGERLDSQEYTEPEALLRHIRAYTGGGLFVLCDFHPYLKDEPLHIRLLKEIAMSEAAQRSRVVLLSHALSLPEELRHYGAHFELAMPSQSQLMGIIREEAQQWSSRNQEQRVKTDSRSLNQLVDHLRGLTWSEARKLARTAIVDDGAIDASDVEELKRSKFALINRDDVLSYEFDTAKFADVGGLEAFKGWLSQRRSAFLEPQDGADIPKGVMLLGVQGSGKSLAAKAVAGVWNLPLLRLDFGVLYNKYFGETERNLRRALQLAESMAPAVLWVDEIEKSIASGDNDQGTSRRILGTLLTWMAERNNRVFLVATSNDISRLPPELIRKGRLDEIFFVDLPDTAIREQILSIHLHKRDQDPAVFDLARLAELSEGFSGAELEQLVVSALYRAENDGGELQQIQLEQALGSTQALSVVMDEDIAALRYWAKDRTVPAH from the coding sequence GTGAAGGCAGAAGTCCGCGATCTTGAAGTGATGCTTGAAACCGGGGTATCCCTGTTGGTTATCGAGAGCCCGGATGAATCGAGGGTGCTCCAGTTGATGACTCGGTTGGCGATGGCGCGTTCAACATCGTTGTTTTGTTGGTCGGCAGCGGATGGCCTGCGGTCACTGGGATTTGGCGAGCGCCTGGATAGCCAGGAATACACAGAGCCGGAAGCATTGCTGCGGCATATACGGGCTTATACCGGCGGCGGGCTGTTTGTTCTGTGTGATTTTCATCCTTACCTCAAGGATGAGCCTTTGCATATTCGCTTGTTAAAAGAGATAGCGATGAGTGAGGCGGCCCAACGAAGCAGGGTCGTGTTGCTGAGTCATGCACTTAGCTTGCCCGAAGAGTTACGCCATTACGGCGCCCACTTCGAATTGGCGATGCCGTCCCAGTCCCAGTTGATGGGGATTATTCGTGAGGAAGCCCAGCAGTGGTCGAGCCGTAATCAGGAGCAGCGAGTCAAGACCGACAGTCGCAGCCTGAACCAGCTGGTGGACCATTTGCGAGGATTGACCTGGAGCGAGGCACGAAAGCTGGCACGGACGGCAATTGTCGATGACGGTGCGATTGATGCCAGCGATGTAGAAGAGCTCAAGCGCAGTAAGTTTGCCCTGATTAACCGTGACGATGTGCTGAGCTACGAATTTGATACGGCGAAGTTTGCCGATGTGGGCGGACTGGAAGCCTTTAAAGGTTGGTTGTCGCAGCGTCGTAGCGCTTTCCTGGAACCTCAGGACGGCGCGGATATACCTAAAGGGGTTATGTTGCTGGGCGTGCAGGGCAGTGGTAAAAGCCTGGCGGCCAAGGCCGTGGCGGGAGTCTGGAATTTGCCGTTGTTGCGGCTTGATTTTGGTGTCTTGTACAACAAGTATTTTGGTGAGACCGAACGTAATTTACGTCGCGCCTTGCAGCTGGCCGAGTCGATGGCTCCCGCGGTGTTATGGGTCGATGAGATCGAGAAAAGCATCGCCTCCGGTGATAACGACCAGGGCACATCTCGTCGCATTCTGGGGACTCTGTTGACCTGGATGGCTGAGCGGAATAATCGAGTGTTTCTGGTTGCCACCTCTAACGATATTTCCCGTTTGCCGCCGGAGTTAATTCGTAAGGGGCGCCTGGATGAGATCTTCTTTGTAGACCTGCCCGATACGGCGATTCGCGAGCAAATACTGTCGATTCACCTGCACAAGCGTGATCAGGATCCTGCAGTCTTTGACCTGGCCAGGTTGGCTGAACTCAGTGAGGGGTTTTCCGGAGCCGAGCTGGAGCAGTTAGTGGTCTCGGCGCTGTATCGTGCCGAAAATGATGGGGGCGAATTACAACAGATTCAATTGGAGCAAGCCCTGGGCAGTACCCAGGCGCTATCTGTAGTGATGGATGAGGATATTGCGGCGTTACGTTATTGGGCTAAGGATCGTACGGTTCCTGCGCATTAG
- the coq7 gene encoding 2-polyprenyl-3-methyl-6-methoxy-1,4-benzoquinone monooxygenase yields MSSKRHYSALDQLLIGADQVLRTLSHSANTAERPSPAESHQESTLDKDEKRHVAGLMRVNHAGEVCAQALYQGQALTARLPDVREAMNEAAREEIDHLVWCEQRLQQLGSRTSLLNPVWYAASFSIGALAGALGDKWSLGFVAATENQVCAHLESHLEKLPVSDQKSRAILKQMKDDEERHEQMAMQAGGAEFPAPVRAVMTMVSKAMTASSYRI; encoded by the coding sequence ATGAGCAGCAAACGACACTACAGCGCCCTTGACCAGTTACTGATTGGTGCCGATCAGGTACTGCGAACCCTCAGCCATTCGGCCAATACTGCGGAACGTCCTTCCCCGGCAGAGAGCCACCAGGAAAGCACACTGGATAAGGATGAGAAGCGTCACGTAGCGGGCCTGATGCGAGTCAACCATGCTGGAGAAGTTTGCGCTCAGGCGCTCTACCAGGGACAGGCCCTGACGGCCCGACTACCCGATGTTCGGGAGGCCATGAATGAGGCCGCACGCGAAGAGATTGACCATCTGGTGTGGTGTGAGCAGCGTTTGCAACAGCTGGGTAGTCGTACCAGCTTGCTGAACCCTGTGTGGTATGCGGCTTCCTTCTCTATCGGCGCACTGGCCGGAGCCCTGGGTGATAAATGGAGCCTGGGCTTCGTTGCCGCAACCGAGAACCAGGTCTGCGCGCATCTGGAATCTCACCTTGAAAAGCTTCCCGTCAGCGACCAGAAAAGTCGCGCCATACTAAAACAGATGAAAGATGACGAAGAGCGCCATGAGCAGATGGCAATGCAGGCAGGTGGTGCCGAGTTTCCAGCACCTGTACGAGCGGTTATGACGATGGTTTCAAAAGCGATGACCGCAAGCTCCTATCGCATTTAA
- a CDS encoding OsmC family protein: protein MQVEVKWLKDRQFEGVAGSGARVLMDGAKEGNEAVRPLEMLLLGVGGCSSIDVVGILEKARQQVDDCRVEIRAERADAVPSVFTSIHLHFVVSGTALKESQVKRAVELSAEKYCSASIMLGAAGVAITHDYKIVEL from the coding sequence ATGCAAGTAGAAGTTAAGTGGTTAAAAGATCGTCAATTTGAAGGGGTTGCTGGCAGTGGTGCCCGGGTCTTGATGGATGGAGCCAAGGAAGGAAACGAGGCGGTTCGTCCGCTGGAAATGCTGTTGTTAGGTGTTGGCGGCTGCTCTTCCATCGATGTGGTGGGTATTCTGGAAAAAGCGCGCCAACAGGTTGATGATTGTCGCGTCGAGATCCGTGCTGAGCGGGCGGATGCGGTGCCGTCGGTGTTTACCAGCATTCACTTGCATTTTGTTGTCAGTGGTACCGCGTTAAAGGAATCGCAGGTTAAACGCGCGGTCGAATTGTCGGCAGAGAAGTATTGCTCGGCATCGATTATGCTCGGCGCAGCCGGAGTGGCCATTACTCACGATTATAAAATTGTAGAACTCTAG
- the crp gene encoding cAMP-activated global transcriptional regulator CRP: MVMITPPQKIKGLDTFVSLCHRRRHSAKSTLIYAGDNSDSLYYIVKGSVTILIEDDDGREIIIAYLNAGDFFGEMGLFLEEEGSRSAWVRAKTECEVAEISYTKFRELSSQFPDILYEIGAQMANRLRNTTRKVGDLAFLDVTGRVARTLLDLCKQPDAMTHPDGMQIKITRQEIGRIVGCSREMVGRVLKTLEEQGLVSVKGKTMVVFGTR; encoded by the coding sequence ATGGTAATGATTACGCCCCCTCAAAAGATCAAAGGTCTCGATACCTTTGTCTCCTTATGCCACCGACGCCGCCACAGTGCCAAAAGCACTCTGATCTATGCTGGTGACAACAGTGACTCCCTTTATTATATCGTCAAGGGGTCAGTCACTATCCTGATCGAGGATGACGATGGCCGCGAAATCATCATTGCCTACCTGAATGCAGGCGATTTCTTCGGTGAAATGGGTTTATTTCTTGAAGAAGAGGGTTCTCGCAGCGCCTGGGTACGGGCCAAAACCGAATGTGAAGTGGCAGAGATCAGCTATACCAAGTTCCGAGAATTGTCATCTCAGTTCCCGGACATTCTCTATGAAATTGGCGCACAGATGGCCAACCGCCTTCGCAACACGACCCGGAAAGTCGGCGACCTGGCCTTTCTCGACGTGACAGGCCGAGTGGCCCGTACACTGCTCGATCTATGCAAACAGCCCGATGCCATGACCCACCCTGACGGCATGCAGATCAAAATCACCCGCCAGGAGATCGGCCGGATTGTCGGTTGTTCCCGGGAAATGGTGGGGCGGGTTCTCAAGACCCTTGAAGAACAAGGTCTGGTATCCGTAAAAGGCAAAACCATGGTGGTGTTCGGCACTCGCTAG
- a CDS encoding glutathione peroxidase, giving the protein MKIVIALSAILVASSASANCPQWMDQSLRKLHSSDTLNLCVIASDKPLLIVNTASHCGFTPQFKGLETVHQQYSGQGLVVLGFASNDFRQEASEEAKAAKVCYVNYGVTFTMIAPTSVRGENSNPVFRELAAQTQAPAWNFNKYLVDREGVVVRHFGSQTRPDDPRFRQAVEKLLF; this is encoded by the coding sequence ATGAAGATTGTAATCGCCTTAAGCGCGATCCTGGTGGCAAGTTCTGCGTCTGCCAATTGCCCGCAATGGATGGATCAGTCGTTACGGAAACTGCATTCGAGTGACACCCTTAATCTGTGCGTTATTGCCAGTGACAAGCCCTTGTTGATTGTGAACACCGCAAGTCACTGTGGCTTTACGCCTCAGTTCAAGGGGCTGGAGACGGTGCACCAACAGTACTCTGGTCAAGGGTTGGTGGTTCTGGGCTTTGCCAGTAATGATTTTCGCCAGGAAGCAAGTGAAGAAGCCAAGGCCGCGAAGGTCTGTTATGTAAACTACGGCGTCACTTTTACGATGATTGCTCCGACCTCGGTGCGCGGCGAAAACAGCAATCCGGTTTTCCGCGAGTTGGCGGCCCAAACGCAAGCGCCTGCCTGGAATTTTAACAAGTATCTGGTCGATCGGGAGGGCGTGGTAGTTCGACACTTCGGTAGTCAAACCCGGCCCGATGATCCTCGTTTTCGTCAGGCGGTGGAAAAGCTGTTGTTCTAG